The Candidatus Hydrogenedentota bacterium genome includes a window with the following:
- a CDS encoding prolipoprotein diacylglyceryl transferase: MANAWLYPVLAIVGILLSSLIWSQLLRRKPEARDPRMVYIYLAALGGAFLGAKAAYLFAEGWMHWPDYAEHPALVWRQWLTGKSITGAFLGGYGAVELVKHLTGYNKATGDLFAVVAPLGLALGRVGCLASGCCLGRPMAPAWYTLADSSGMERWPAVPLECAFNLIMAGFALACWRLGRFQGQLFHLYLMFYGIFRFAHEYFRDTPRLVGGLSGYHLLAMGIFLLGLMRYLQRAQAPRRNLV, translated from the coding sequence GTGGCTAATGCTTGGCTCTATCCCGTCCTCGCCATCGTCGGGATCCTCCTCTCCAGCCTGATCTGGAGCCAACTCCTCCGGCGCAAGCCCGAGGCCCGCGATCCCCGCATGGTCTACATCTACCTCGCCGCGCTGGGCGGGGCCTTCCTCGGCGCAAAGGCGGCCTATCTCTTTGCGGAGGGCTGGATGCACTGGCCGGACTACGCGGAGCACCCCGCCCTGGTCTGGCGCCAGTGGCTGACCGGCAAGAGCATCACCGGCGCATTCCTCGGCGGCTATGGGGCCGTGGAACTTGTGAAGCACCTGACGGGATACAACAAAGCAACGGGTGATCTCTTTGCCGTGGTCGCGCCCCTCGGACTGGCCCTCGGCCGGGTGGGGTGCCTCGCGAGTGGCTGTTGCCTCGGTCGGCCCATGGCCCCCGCGTGGTACACCCTTGCGGACAGCTCGGGAATGGAGCGCTGGCCCGCCGTGCCACTGGAGTGCGCCTTTAACCTGATAATGGCGGGATTTGCCCTCGCGTGCTGGCGGCTGGGCCGCTTTCAAGGACAGTTATTTCATCTTTATCTCATGTTTTATGGTATTTTTCGATTTGCCCATGAATATTTCAGGGATACCCCCCGTCTGGTGGGCGGACTCTCGGGGTACCACCTCCTGGCCATGGGCATATTCTTGTTAGGACTCATGCGTTACCTGCAACGCGCGCAGGCGCCCCGTAGAAACCTGGTCTAA
- a CDS encoding protein kinase, with protein MSDHIDTDFVGGATPPPALKLPGHRYRIIRKLGSGSMGEVHLAEDTKLHRRVAIKSIRADRTAAGQILRRIKRECLLHARIGAHPHIVTLFDLHDEGDQLHLVMEYVDGDTLDHVLAAYRRESRSFPIGDAVDIAIQCLHGLAHVHARGIIHRDIKPANVILTQDGTGRYIAKIMDFGVARQEEQDPDVTTLTHPGSRSPGTPLYMAPEQIDSVTYGPVVPASDLYAVGVMLYQLVAGQTPFTGSLTDVFNGHLNLDPKPIVRPSGRVPHPLLTDAIDRALEKHSHLRFASAAEFAAELESIRFLITSGDMTEESEEDDSMLASAWHGSFTRWAIAGLAGLAIAAVAFVGLRDVPIQLAMDMLDGIASAPASENTPPVAVPGGESAETAESVEESEPDRIVPKPAKTTPRKAEPATKPAPLPAPAPASPAASAPAPATPAPAPAPAPAVAEVAPQGSPEAPVETPVAVEGSPVPEAPVTPPITPPITPPITPPAVPPTTEAVVDVAPLTEENVPGLESVVVQDPYQLTSTPEPQAGTGVLLEAAELPITMEATDVVTLDEPATTPVDEEVELEPVEVAKAAVPEPAPAPAPEAPAPAKTYTVQAGDTLDIIARRFGVTVGELARWNQISNPNDLRADQVLYLYERPGLPPIVENSNALDMGKRESKPKELLRKTKDKFKEWID; from the coding sequence GTGTCGGATCACATCGATACAGATTTTGTCGGGGGCGCCACACCGCCACCCGCACTCAAGTTGCCAGGCCACCGCTATCGGATCATCCGCAAGCTCGGCTCAGGCTCCATGGGTGAGGTGCATCTGGCCGAAGACACCAAGCTTCACCGGCGCGTCGCCATCAAGTCGATCCGCGCGGACCGCACCGCCGCGGGCCAGATCCTGCGCCGCATCAAGCGCGAATGTCTGCTCCACGCCCGCATCGGTGCCCATCCCCACATCGTAACCCTCTTCGATCTCCACGACGAAGGCGATCAGTTGCACCTCGTCATGGAGTACGTCGATGGTGATACCCTCGATCACGTTCTCGCCGCCTATCGCCGGGAATCGAGAAGCTTTCCCATCGGCGACGCCGTGGACATCGCCATCCAGTGCCTCCACGGCCTCGCCCATGTCCACGCCCGGGGGATTATCCATCGGGACATCAAGCCGGCCAACGTTATTCTTACGCAGGACGGTACCGGGCGCTACATCGCCAAGATCATGGACTTCGGTGTGGCCCGTCAGGAAGAGCAGGATCCCGATGTCACCACCCTGACCCATCCCGGAAGCCGCAGCCCCGGCACGCCCCTCTACATGGCGCCGGAGCAGATCGATTCCGTCACCTATGGCCCCGTGGTGCCCGCCTCCGACCTTTACGCGGTCGGCGTGATGCTTTATCAGCTCGTGGCCGGGCAGACGCCCTTCACAGGTTCCCTCACCGATGTATTTAACGGGCATCTGAATCTGGACCCGAAACCCATCGTCCGCCCCAGCGGGCGGGTGCCCCATCCGCTGCTGACCGATGCAATCGACCGGGCACTGGAGAAGCATTCACACCTGAGATTTGCCTCGGCCGCCGAGTTTGCCGCCGAGCTGGAGTCCATTCGTTTCCTCATTACTTCGGGCGACATGACCGAAGAGAGTGAAGAAGACGACTCCATGCTGGCCAGTGCCTGGCACGGCTCCTTCACGCGCTGGGCCATCGCCGGGCTTGCCGGTCTGGCCATCGCCGCCGTGGCCTTTGTCGGGCTGCGCGACGTCCCCATTCAGTTGGCGATGGACATGCTCGATGGCATCGCCTCGGCCCCTGCGTCCGAGAATACACCCCCGGTTGCCGTGCCAGGCGGCGAGTCCGCCGAAACGGCGGAGTCGGTCGAGGAGAGTGAGCCGGATCGCATTGTGCCTAAGCCGGCAAAAACGACCCCGCGAAAGGCCGAGCCCGCAACGAAGCCCGCGCCGTTGCCCGCACCCGCTCCTGCGTCTCCTGCTGCATCTGCACCCGCACCCGCTACACCCGCACCTGCACCCGCGCCCGCACCAGCCGTGGCGGAGGTCGCACCGCAGGGGTCACCGGAGGCGCCCGTCGAGACGCCCGTTGCGGTGGAGGGTTCTCCTGTGCCCGAAGCGCCCGTTACCCCGCCCATTACCCCGCCGATTACGCCACCCATCACCCCGCCCGCAGTGCCTCCCACGACGGAAGCGGTTGTGGATGTGGCCCCGCTGACGGAAGAAAACGTTCCGGGGCTGGAGTCGGTTGTAGTTCAGGACCCCTACCAGCTCACTTCGACGCCGGAACCCCAGGCGGGCACGGGCGTGCTCCTCGAAGCGGCTGAATTGCCCATCACCATGGAAGCAACCGACGTCGTGACGCTCGACGAACCCGCCACCACTCCCGTCGACGAGGAAGTGGAGCTTGAACCCGTCGAGGTCGCCAAGGCGGCGGTTCCCGAACCCGCGCCCGCCCCCGCGCCGGAAGCACCCGCACCTGCCAAGACCTACACGGTCCAGGCCGGCGACACCCTCGACATTATTGCGCGCCGTTTCGGGGTCACGGTGGGGGAGCTGGCCCGCTGGAACCAGATCAGCAACCCCAATGATCTACGGGCCGACCAGGTACTCTATCTTTATGAACGTCCGGGGCTGCCGCCCATTGTGGAAAATTCCAATGCCCTCGATATGGGCAAGCGGGAATCAAAGCCCAAGGAATTGCTACGCAAGACAAAGGACAAGTTTAAGGAGTGGATCGACTGA